The DNA window tatttaacctttaacatgaacatgaatcaaacgtaatcattttttctgggtacatgataccatacagcatccatatcaaacattaaactttcatatcaaggcgggggcctcaaactagtgtcctgcgggccacatttggcgcaGCAGATTATGAGGTGTGTTGATTTTTGATGAAATTAGAGAAAATAAAGTATGTGCTTCATTGTGTCATGTTGCAGAATTGTGTGCTCAAGTGTTAACGCAGTTGTAGATTTCATAGATTGCACTGGGATCAACAGTTTCACAACCGAGACTTCctcaaagtacaaaaaaaaaagtcaagtctttCTGCTTCAAATGAAGAGACATGCTGCCAAACGGGCATGATACCGTACCGCTAACACATACTCCGTTGGTGAAAGACGCAGCTGAAGTGGTTGAAGAGGATCCTAGAATCATCGGTAAGCAACTACTTTACAATTTACTGATTTTTGTTTTATGCTttcaaaatgataaataaaaggaCTCACATATTAGTCTCAAAATTCAATGAATTGATGCGCATGAAcacacatgacaaaaaatgtttctaGCATGTTTCTGGCATTAATAGATAAAAAAAGGTTTATTCAAAGTTATCATTAAAATATATCAGTCAGTTTGGTTCATGTTATTGTTAAAGATGATTTGGAAATAAGAgatttaatatacatttattacacTAAGTGCCTATTTGATTTATTACTTTAAAGTCAATGGAAAATatgtcaaaagtaaaaaaaaatctgcattggtaattttttgttttactcgTCCATCGCTACTTTGGACTTCAAATTCTGTGACTTCTTCAgcctcatgtttaaaaaaaaatattaattcataaatcatactattttgtggttgaatgctaaagtacaaaaaaataagcacACAATATTTGAACTaaataaattaagcattttcaagaaataaaatacaaagacgATGTGAATGTACTATTCTAtgttggtcactaggtgtcactaattcATCCGATTTGatcaccggaacaacaggcctttattgcaggtttaaacgACCTCGCGACAGgcatcataacaataataacaacatcgGCGAAGACTCGTTACTTACATTACTTCCTGCCTAAACGCCACTCATTTTACAGGAGTCTTATTTATGGCTTATTTTGTCTGATTATATCAACTATATTGGTTGACTctcgtgtaaaggtgactataggggtgttagttaatgtctagagcaggggtgggcaaactacggcccgggggccacatccggcccgccaagtgtttgaatacggcccgcccaatctttccaaagtatttcatttaaagtcaacatacaacctggcatcatggcctgagccaaccttttgatggttgtatcaatttcgttttttgacatggtctgtttacaaagtgctcctgaaaaaagggacacaagcacataattataataataattattattattattagattattataattattattagaactattatgattattataattattatattaatgctaattattatattaattatatataatattagttatatttgcatatttacataataataatataataattattattttaattttattgtaattattataatattttattatttttaaaatatttaaatataaatataaaataattaataataatagcagattgcatgacaattttacagatacaataataccaggtggactgttacgtgtaaaatatatagtctgccccccccccccccccccgtaaattttgtcatatcaatgcggcccgcgagtcaaaaagtttgcccacccctggtctagagggctcaaatAATGTGACAAACCTTAACCTGCTTTTTGATACTTTTTTccggacatgttgaattgtgaatCCTAACATGAAGCATTCAATAATAAACTGAATGCacgttcaaaataaatgaaatcatagccaattaatattttttattatcttgCCCGTGCTGTGATAAGCATTATATCTGAAATACATTTCTATAATTCCAGGTGCTAAGACTGACCAAGAAGAAACAAgaccgaaaaaaaaacaatgatgctCCATTTTATAAGCTTGGTTTTTACATTGCTACTGAAATCAAGCGGTGCGGTGACATCTCGCCATCTTGTCAGTACAACGCAAGTGACAACTGGTAAACGTTCTCTCCCAACAATCACTTCCAATCGGTTCAATGAACTTCCTGACAGTACTACACAACCAATCGCGGTGGATCAAACCGAGAAGGAAAGCGACAAACTCCGGTCAACAACCCCTCGAACCGAGGTTCTGATTTCCAGGAACTTCCTGTCAGATGGAGACTCGGCAGCGACAGCAACCAGCCTCACGGGTAACTCATCAGCAGAAATAGCCACAGACGCCATAACGGCGACTGTAGCTCCAGTGCTGATAGGATCTACCCAAAACCGGTACACAGGACAGACTCTCCGATTCTCCACGACTAACGTGGACTACGGATATTTCTCCACAGACTCAACTCTCAAAGCTTCTGCAAGCACAGTTTCTCTAACAACTCTTGAAAACAAACCGACTAATACGATCCTGTTTCGGAGTAGCCATGCTCCACGTTTCACCGAGGGAACAACATCCATCCCTACCACAAAGgcagataataaaataaaacccacTGAGGAAAAACCCGAGAAACCGTTTCACAGTGAAGTAGCAGCAGGTCTAATAGGTTTGGCTTTGGCAGTGATGATTGTTAGCTTCTTGGTTATCTATATCAAGAAACGTAAACTGCAAAAACAGCACATAACGATGAACGACTGGGCGGGACCGACACCGTTTGTCAGCGGAGGAGCTGACAATGGACAAGTAGCACCGAGCTCATCGGGACAGATTTGTCTCACCACCTTCCTGCCGAAAAAACTCTCCAAAAAGATGGCCTTTGAAAAGGAAATAAGGGAGGAGTCAGACGATATAAGATCAGTGTCGACTTTTGGACGACATCACGAGCCTGAGCAAATATAACAAAGACTTATTACGTACGCAATAAAACAGAGTATGGAATGGACTGGTCAAAGAGGACAAGATCCAAGGGTCCTCCAGTAAGAGTGTCCCGAGACGCCCAACTCATGAGAGACCATACACGAGAATGAAGAAAAGTATaaggaaaaaatatgatttttttttgtttttttatttaacccttagatgcataagcgggtcaaaaatgacccggtcaggttgttttcttgaaatatcttcataataaatttttttttttatcattttatattccacatatccctcaaaaaacatgtttttgatatcatgacattcaaatttttaatttaccttttatacattttaagaaattttagtttttgtgttactaccccaaccttccataagtgggtcaaaaatgacccggtcaggttgttttcttgaaatatctttgtaataaatttttttatcatttcatattccaggtattcctcaaaaaacatgtttttgatatcatgccattcacattttaagatttttttgtttttgtgttactaccccaagcttccataagtgggtcaaaaatgacccggtcaggttgttttcttgaaatatcttcataatgaaaatttttcatcatttcatattctaggtattccgcaaaaaaaaaatgtttttgatatcTTGCCATTCtaacttttataaattttaagaaattttagtttttgtgttactaccccaaccttccataagtgggtcaaaaatgacccggtcaggttgttttcttgaaatatcttcataatgaaaatgttttatcatttcatattccaggtattcctaaaaaaaaacatattttgatatcatgccgttcacatttttaacttaccttttatacattttaagaaattttagtttttgtgttactaccccaaccttccataagtgggtcaaaaatgacccggtcaggttgttttcttgaaatatcttcataataaatgttttcatcatttcatattctaggtattcctcaaaaaacatatttttgatatcatgccattgacatttttaacttaccttttatacattttaagaaattttagtttttgtgttactaccccaaccttccataagtggggcaaaaatgacccggtcaggttgttttcttgaaatatcttcatcataaaatgttttcatcatttcatattccaggtattcctcaaaaaacatatttttgatatcatgccattcccatttttaacttccctttatgcaacacacaatggatcctcccattttctattggtgtacggggtcattttctttgtcaaagatgtaaaaaagtgaaaaatgaagatgtttctaacatgaaatcattcttgtgtggtcctaaatataatactaaatatcatacaagtgattattcctaaccaaaatggctaaattgtcataaaaaggcaaGGTTTTTGTTGATGGTATTTCTGCACGTTTGAGCCACgttccacagatggcccctACACCACACATTGGACACTCATGCATGTTTCACCAGGAAGCCAAGATGCTTCCAGGAAACAAAGAATTGCGCCCATGTGCCGGTCAGGTGTTGGGTTGCGTTGTGGAGGGGTTTATACAGGTTTTAGACCCACACTggacggtggtggtggtgatccAACTCCAACTCACGTCGCTATGTTGTCgtttaaatgtatatatgatatatatatatggtatatatggtatatatgtatatatataaatgttattaaatgaGTATAGCCATACAATTCAATCATGGGAAACATTTTCCCAATGTTTCACCTATTCCAGGAATAGTGATTTTTTCCGGTCTTACCTGCGAGCCACATAGTAGAATACTGGATTGCCAGTTTTTGACGTTCCCGCCTGGTAGAAAATGTTGAGGGTCTTTAAGGCTTTGAACTCCTCTTTCTCGTGCACCTGGTGTCTACAAGACAGAAGATAGAAGAAATGTTGAATTCTCACAgcacttaacttattattattattattataataataataataaagattcaggattgaaatgatcTTTGGTGTACACACAAGTATATATTATAAACTATAtaaaggttcctaaaatattgtgacaggtcaaaaacactcaataggttattacttaggcctataatttttttttgttttttaatcgtgcaataaatattttacagtaaaaataattttttaaatattagtttttgcaaatattaatttttttaagataagataagatatgcctttatttgtccctcagtggggaaatttgcattgcacagcagcaagagtacagaatcagttaagcagtacaaaaatacccaatataaaacaaaaatacacaatataaacaacccaagtatacacaaataaacagttttacccagagtgatacacaaatacagtatgcagataatatgaaaccagatgaaatatatgagcagtctatacactatgacaggggtctcaaacacgcggcctgcgggccaaatgtggcccgcaggacactagtttgaggcccccgccttgatatgaaagtttaagcgcaagtttgatatggatgctgtatggtatcatgtacccagaaaaaatgattacgtttgattcatgttcatgttaaaggttaaataactgttaatagttatcctccctatccgtgtggaagtggtaagtttttggctatttaagttgaaaggaaataacttgaaggctaccgtttaggtggctagctctctagtttgcgagttagcatgtgtctcaagaccctgcagttgcgcaatatgttgtaaataaaaagagtataaatgtgactatagtcgtgttttgtcatgtctacagggctctaataatgctttgttcattttaatatgaaaaaaatcatttgtctacccaccaactatatgtgctttcttaactttttattattattattatatttatttattactgattgattgattttctttattcttgatttgtttatttatttttcatcttattttgtgtagaaaattaaaaagtaagatatttgagaacagtggaatgttttatcagagcttttgttgtagaaaatcgaaaccaaaacaaagtttattaatttttctgtttttaataaatgcgttttttggggtttttttttttttttggaaaacctgattcggcccagtcttgcccagaccctagctccagtggcccccaagtaaattgagtttgagacccctgcactatgagatcttgctagtgagttaatatgaggcattattgAAGTACTTGACATTTAATATATCGTATTTAGAGCCTTgatattgcacgtggaggttgATGAGATATGGAGTAATATATACCgagtataaaaacaaagtattgcacagatgtacatagcggtgtagaagtctatcgggagcagtgctggttgtacatggccgctcatggcccacctgcagtaccgcCACGGCCCACCAGGGAGCCACGGCCCCACACTTTGAGAATGAGATACCTCGAATCTTACCTGGTCATGAATTCCTCAAATTTGGAACTGGTCAGGTTGAGGCTGGACCAGTGAGTGTCGGCCACGGGTTTGTGTTCAGGAGGCCCGAGATAAGCCAGCAAGGTTGCCATTTTGTCAAAAGGACGCCTGCCCACGGCTTTATGATCTCTGGAAAGACGATTACCAAAAAGTCACGTACATTGTCATCATACGCAGTAACCGGTACTGTACACGCTAACCTGTTGCTGGAGAGGTACTGGCCGATCCTCTCCTGGTTGTTCCATAATAGTCGATGGAGGGCTAGCACGTTGCCGTCGCTGATGAAGGACAGACTGTGGTTTACGGAGTCACTCGGCGGCGAGTCCGACGCTATGTCCAAGAAAAAACTATGGCAACAAGGAACGAAGAGCACAATTACACCGAAAAGTGAAGCCAAGGTCGACCTGCAGTTGTTCGCTAAAAGGAGCGCTAACTTACAAATTTCCGTGCTTTTACAACGATCTGGAACAACTACCCACTACATATGGGAAAATAAAGCTAACAAAATATGAGCTACATtagctaatattttatatatatatataaatgttagctaatattaaaacaaaatatgacatattcatgttacagtaaacctcggatatatcggactcggatatatcggaaattcgctcacaacggacggataaaaaagaagcgatttttctgtaatgcatttccaataaaaattcattgcatatatcggattttttataacggatttcgcctatttcggacaaaatctccagtcccgttccaatgcatttccatgaaatttccctggcatatatcggatggccgcatcgtggcgctccgattcgccgaatggtgacaggccgctatacgacgtcatttgcagcgtttgcagcgttgcctgcgcgtccaggtacattggaaacatagtcaaggaagtgcctttttataacggatgaaatcccatttacgcatatactggatataaatcccatatatgcgtaaaacgcacattttccggtatacgcatataaaggatttcgcttatatcggacaaaaccagtgggaacaattgaatccgatatatccgaggtttactgtatttcggtacatggcaaaaaataaaataaaataaaaattaaaaaattaaaaacaaaaaaataagaaaaaatagacttaaactatattatgaaagcaggaagtgaacaaatgtaacagttactgattgtaaaagtaccagatggaggggtaggatttaataagctttaagctgtcatttcaacactaaactttggtatcaaggtggggggcctcaaactagcatctcgcgggccgcatttggcccgcgggccacgagtttgagacccctgcgttagAGCTTTTTCTGTTTTCCTGGTGAGCTCAATGACTTCTATTTGTTTCTTACTCTGAACGTGAAGTAATTCCGGATCTGAATATCACTTTGCCAGTACTGTTGGGTGTTAATctgaggtacagtaaacctcggatatatcggactcggatatatcggaaattcgctcacaacggacagattaaaaaaagaaccgatttttctgtaatgcatttccaataaaagctattagctattagccatAGCTACTTCTATGGTTATAACTACAGTCATTGATGGAGATACTCCATAGCTGTCGTTACCATGAGGGTCTCACCTTCGAGCTGAATCAAAGTTGCTCTTCACAAAATCATTGAAAGGCCTCATGTGCTCCTCCTTGGTGAACAACACGTGGTTGGCGATGCTCTGCAAAATCTACAAGAAAATACACAATTGACACGTTAATGCGGACAATAACAACAACTTTACCGAAAAAGCCACAATAGGCCACCACTTTGCTGGGACTACAGATTGGTAATATCGTTCTCCAAGTTCTCCATCTTGGATGTGTCCAGCTCCGTGGACttcatttcatgttattttcctTGGAAAGTGTCGGAATGTTTACATTGTGCCATTTTTgttggagagttttttttttattattaaataaatatgaagaaACTGTACTAAAGtatgtattatttcattgtgGAATATAACATAATTATTCAGAATTTATCACTTATATATCTTTTATAGTCAATTAATTGATttgacgggcggcacggcggtctagtggttagcgcgcagacctcacagctaggagaccagggttcaattccaccctcggccatctctgtgtggagttggttttctccgggtactccggtttcctccaaaaacatgctaggttaattagccactccaaattgtccataggtatgaatgtgagtgtgaatggttgtttgtctatatgtgccctgtgattggctggccaccagtccagggtgtacgacgcctctcgcccgaagacagctgggataggctccagcaccccccatgacccttgtgaggagaagcggtagaaaatgaatgagttctcctcctattttgtgtggaagtggtaactttttggcttcttattttgtctttccccaccctcggccatctccatgtggagtttgcatgttctccccgtgcatgtgtgggttttctccgggtactccgctttcctcccacattccaaaaacatgctaggttaattagccactccaaattgtccataggtatgaatgtgagtgtgaatggttgtttgtctatatgtgccctgtgattggctggtaaccagtccagggtgtacgacgcctctcgcccgaagacagctgggataggctccagcaccccccatgacccttgtgaggagaagcggtagaaaatgaatgagttctcctcctattttgtgtggaagtggtaactttttggcttcttattttgtctttccccaccctcagccatctccatgtggagtttgcatgttctccccgtgcatgtgtgggttttctccgggtactccgctttcctcccacattccaaaaacatgctaggttaattagccactccaaattgtccataggtatgaatgtgagtgtgaatggttgtttgtctatatgtgccctgtgattggctggccaccagtccagggtgtacgacgcctctcgcccgaagacagctgggataggctccagcaccccccatgacccttgtgaggagaagcggtagaaaatgaatgagttctcctcctattttgtgtggaagtggtaactttttggcttcttattttgtctttccccaccctcagccatctccatgtggagtttgcatgttctccccgtgcatgtgtgggttttctccgggtactccggtttcctcccacattccaaaaacatgctaggttaattagccactccaaattgtccataggtatgaatgtgagtgtgaatggttgtttgtctatatgtgccctgtgattggctggtaaccagtccagggtgtacgacgcctctcgcccgaagacagctgggataggctccagcacccccgcgacactcgtgaggaaaagcgaagaaaatgaatgaataattgatttaaattgatttttttttttttttaaagtaatggcATTGGAAGGGTTGTAATTCCTTCGGGTTGAACGCCATTTTGTCAATCTTTGATGTAAAACTGAAGCTAAACTTCAAGGTACTCGACAACCAAAAGTACAAAGATCACTTCATCCGTACCTTGGACATGAGTTTCAGACCTCGTTCTATCCTCGGCAAGGGTTTTTTCTCCAAGATTCCAGCCTCATACGGGGACACGATAGCCGGATTGACAAAACGGAGAAACATGGCACTTCCCACCGCACCGATACTGTTCTGTGGGAATCTCTGACTCACGACCTGTGGGAAGGAatacggaaaaaaaaaagcaaagcgagttgaaaagtgaaaaacagaaaagaaatgtcacaaataaaacaaaaaggagAAATTAAGGGCGAGGGGGGCCGAGATTAAGCAAAGAGGAGACCAACATGAATATGATAAAGATCACAATGAAGCAATGATCAGAAATATCATCAGCGCAGTATCAATATTCCTAACGAGCAGAAGACCATAACGAGACAAATGCTGGCTTTATGTCAACAAACGGTGAGTAGAGATACAAAAAATATCCCATGTGACTCGGGAGTCTTCAGGAAAGGAAAAAGTGATgtgaaatgttcatttatccattttatcGTCATTTATATACATTAGAGCGGTTAGAatttatggaggaccaaaactgccaaaataataaataaataaaagtgaaaataaaaacaaaaaaaaaataaaaaaattaaatacacaaaaataaataaaaatggaaataaaaacaaaaattaaaaaatatatacataaataaatacaagcaaaaataaatacaaaaataaaaaacaatattcaaaaattaaaaataaatacaaaaataaatatataaatagaattacatatcaataaaagcttgaaatgcagaaggaaaaactattcaaatgagggggcggtcctaagtgtgtcttgggttgaactgttcgcctattggtcgatggacatgtgagtgcgaaaaagctccgtcggggaggagagagatcaggctccaataaggcttccacccggaaaagcaggtcatccggggaagcattatccgaaatatctgctagcaaacggagatccctggagattgcagccatatttaccgccattgagagtggtgtggtgacttcctcttgctgtggccgtttgcaggcatacctagtccattttcgcactcacatgtccatcaaccaataggcgaacagttcaacccaagacacacttaggaccgccccctcatttgaatagtttttccttctgcatttcaagctgacattgtctgctgcatgaaataaatacatatgagagcagagtgcttttatttatttattgatatgtaattctatttatatatttatttttgtatttatttctacatttatttttgtatttatttttaattttttaatcttgttttttatttatgtatttatttttgcttttatttatttatttatgtatatatatttttttttttgtttttatttccatttatatttatttttgtgtatttaatttttgattttttttttattttcacttttatttatttatttattattttggcagttttggtcctccataagaATTCAATGCACTGAATTCAAGTAAAAtcagtaaagtgtaaaaaaaaaaatttttttttaaagtaagagTAAAGCGATGGTGTACACCCAGAACTCCCAAATTGCAACGCTTGATAATTATCAATCATAAaagtaaagtgtaaaaaataaaaaataaaaagtaaagagGAGCCCAAATTGCAACACTTGATAATTATTAATCAAAAAAGATCATAAAAtgactacattttattttagttcagACACTTTCAAGATCTGACAAACTTACTTTCCTAGcagtaaaacaaatataaacaatataaacaatataaacactAAACAATATCATCTGAGAAATGATGGCTTTGAATGAAAATGGGGCCATTTTAGGATGCAAATTGGTCACTAGCGTTGTACGCATCTCAGGAGTTATCTACGGTATACAGTAACAATTCGGATGTAAACAACGGCCTGTGTTTTCATATCTAATCCCCTGGTATTAAGCACCCGAAAGAAAAAATATCCCATGTGACTCAGGAGTCTTCAGGAAAGGATGAGGACgtgaaatgttcatttatccattttaaaTCGGTTAGAATTCAATGCACTGAATTCAAGTAAAATCggtaaagtgcaaaaaaaaaaaaaaaaaaaagtaggagtAAAGTGGAGCCTTGATAATTATCAATCAAGATCATAAAATGACtagtataaaaaaacaacactaaatattcaataatatctGAGAAATGATGGCTTTGAATGAAAATGGGGCCATTTTGGGATGCAAATTGCACAGTGGGTGTTCTGTGTATTTCAACGACAACCAAACAATTGTGCCGTGGCGTCTGGGAAGGTGTGGGAACTAGTAAGGACAGGGAACTAAGACCGTGCTGCCCCTTTAAAAGGGACATGTAAGGGAGCTAGGCTTATAAGGGGTgcttaaaggagaaaaaaaacactttaaatccTTAAAACTGTCACGTATTATCAGGATATTTCAGATTGAAGTCATACGAGTTAAGTCAAGTGATGCAGCATGCAGATGAAATGCGAGGTTTATAAATCAGAATTATGACAAAATGTTGAGGAAAGAGTGCAAAGAGCAAAGATGAGTTCCGACAGTAAGAGAGAATGAATGCCACGGCTTCCTGGAAAACGGAACTGAAAATGCATAAAATGGTGCCAATATTAGTACAGTGATCGTAATACGAGGTTGTACACTAGAGATGCAGCGATACAGGAAATTTGTTCTCTTTGTTCTTTTGTTGTGATATTTCAAATAAACATAAGCACGTGCTTTAGAACCCGGTTTTCAATGCCTAAATGCATCTTTTGTTGGCAGGATTACACAAAAAATGGCACGACTCCTTCACTCCCGACACAATTTCAAAACCTTTGAAGTATAAAATGATCAAAtgtagcaaacatcaactgcttgtattgtttcatgagcaaattcaagaaacaatacaaggatgaagagttttgaaccagtcatgatgtgctatatatatcactatattgacacgcactatggtacccattatgtcattggatgctcatatcacccagtactttggtacgggacaaaaaaataaaaaaattacaaaaaaaaaaaatttaataaaaattaatcaaataaattaataaataaaataaatttgctaa is part of the Doryrhamphus excisus isolate RoL2022-K1 chromosome 8, RoL_Dexc_1.0, whole genome shotgun sequence genome and encodes:
- the LOC131134844 gene encoding protein EVI2B, which gives rise to MMLHFISLVFTLLLKSSGAVTSRHLVSTTQVTTGKRSLPTITSNRFNELPDSTTQPIAVDQTEKESDKLRSTTPRTEVLISRNFLSDGDSAATATSLTGNSSAEIATDAITATVAPVLIGSTQNRYTGQTLRFSTTNVDYGYFSTDSTLKASASTVSLTTLENKPTNTILFRSSHAPRFTEGTTSIPTTKADNKIKPTEEKPEKPFHSEVAAGLIGLALAVMIVSFLVIYIKKRKLQKQHITMNDWAGPTPFVSGGADNGQVAPSSSGQICLTTFLPKKLSKKMAFEKEIREESDDIRSVSTFGRHHEPEQI